Below is a window of Leucobacter sp. Psy1 DNA.
GATTGTGGACTCCATCGAACGCGAAGTCGAGGAGGAATCGGGAACGGATGCCCTCGAGCCCGTCGATGATGACCGGACGCTCACGATCCGGCAGCGGCACGCGATCCCGTTCACCGAGATCGCGAAGGTCGCGTTCCAGAAGTACCCGAAGCGGGCGGTCCTCGGGCTGGCGCTGTTCGTCGGGCAGGCATTCCTGTATAACGGGATCACGTTCAACCTCGGCACGCTCATGAATTCCTACTTCGGTGTCGCGGCGGGTATCGTGCCGGTCTTCCTCGTGTTCTGGGCCGTGTCGAATTTTCTGGGGCCGGTGCTCCTCGGGAGGCTGTTCGACACCGTCGGACGGAAGCCGATGATCGCGATCAGCTACCTCGGGTCCGCTGTCATCGCGGTGTTGCTCGCGTTCATCCTCATGCACAGTGACAACGAGTGGGCGTTCCTCGCGGTGCTGATGGCGTGCTTCTTCCTCGCCTCAGCCGGGGCGAGTTCGGCCTACCTCACGGTGAGCGAGATCTTCCCGATGGAGACCAGGGCCCTGGCAATCGCCTTCTTCTACGCCGTCGGCACAGCGCTGGGCGGGATCATCGGGCCGCTGCTGTTCGGCCGCTTCATCGAATCGGGAGATGTCGGCCTTGTCGCGCTCGGGTTCTTCATCAGCGCGGCAGTCATGGCGATCGGCGGTATCGCCGAGCTGGTGCTCGGCGTGAAAGCCGAGGGGGCCCAGCTCGAAGACATCGCCGAGCCGCTGACCGCCGAGGCCGAGGTCCCGAAGGACCCGACCCCGTAGGCGAGGTCAGGGAGCGACCGCTGATCCTCGACTGATCACACGGTGAATGCTCTCCTCCGGGCGTGCGAGAACGGTCACGTCCTCGAGGGGGTTCGATTCCAGCAGCAACAGGTCGGCGCGTGCGCCCTCGGCGATGACCCCGAGCTCGCCTTCCGCCTGCAGCAGACGCGCGGCAACGGTCGTCGCCCCGCGCAGGATCGCGCCGGCCGATTGCACCTGCGCTCGGATCTCGAACTCGCGGCTCTGATGGTGCCACATCTCTCCGAGCAGGTCGGACCCGTAGGCGATGTTCACGCCGCCCTCGTCGGCGAGGCGCAGCGCCGCGAGCCCCGCCCCCAGCACGTCATCCACTTTCTGCTGGCTGGCTTCGGGCAGCCCGAGCCGAGCACCGTCGGCCTTGAGTCGCTGGTAGGTCACGAGCGTCGGGACGAGGAAGGCATCGTGCTCGACGAAGAGGCTGACCGTTTCCTCGTCGAGGAGGTTCCCGTGCTCGATGGAGCGGACACCGAGCCGCAGCCCCCGGTTGATGGCACGCGCGGTGTAGGCGTGGCCGAGGACGTAGCGGTTCGCGGCCTCGGCCTCTTCGACGGCGGCGCGGATCTCCTCGTCGGAGAACTGGGTGGAGTCGACGCGGTCAGTGGGGGATGCGACGCCGCCCGACAGCATGAGTTTGAGGTGGTCGGCACCCGTGCGGAACTGCTGCCTGGCGCCGCGCCTGACCTCGTCGACGCCGTCGCAGACCATGCCGATGTGCGGGCAGCACTGATGATTGTCCATGACCGTCGACCCCGGGGCCCGCATGTCGGCGTGACCCCCGGTCTGGGAGAGAGACTTCCCGCCGAAGAACAGACGCGGTGCGACGAACAGCCCCTCGGCGGCGGCCCTGGCCAGGCCGAAGTCGGCCCCTCCCGCGTCGCGAAGCGTCGTGAACCCCCGCCGCAGCGCGCCCTGCATGGTGTTGATAGCGCAGGCGGTGAGATAGGCGGGCGACTCGTCACCGAGACTCCCGAGATCGGGGGTGTTGGCGAGAACGTGCACGTGGCAGTCGATGAGTCCTGGCATCGCAATCCGGCCTGCGGCATCGAGCGCGTCAGCGTCCGCGTCGCCGCCGACCGACGCGATATGATCGCCGGACATGCGGATCGTCGTCGGCTCGGAGATGCGTTCGGTCTCCGGATCGAGAATCCGGACGTTGGTGATCGCTGACGTGGGGGCCTCGAGTTTCACTGCTTCGCCTTTCGCTCCTGCGCCGACACGGGTGCCGTCCGTCGGCGTTCACTTGACCACGGTAAGCAATTGCAAAGGACTTTGCAAAACATGACTGATGATCTCTCCCGCTGGATCGACGGTCTCGTCGCCGAGCGCCGTGTGCCGCAGGCCACATCCCGAATCATCGAGGTGCTCAGGAGGAACCCGCAGGTCGCGGCGTTCTCGACGGTGCAGGCGATGTCCGAGCTCGCGGAGGTGAACATCGCCACGGTCACCAGGGCCGCGCAGTTCCTCGGGTTTCGCGGCTGGCCCGACTTCATCCTCGACTACCGCGGGCACTATCTCGCGCAGCTCGGGGCGGACACCGTGCTCGCCCCGGCTCCCGCAGTCGGTGCCGAGAGCGGACCGCGGTTCTCCGTGCAGCAGGACGTGCGGGCACTCCAGTCCCTCGCGGAGTCGCTCGACGAGGAGCGGGTTGCCGCAGCAGCGGAGCGGCTGGCGGCTTCCCGGCGAACGGTCGTGCTGGCGACCGGGACGTATCTGGCTCCGGCGAACGTGCTCGCGCACAACGCGCAGCTGCTGGGCTACGATTTCGAGCTGCCCTACGGTTCGGCGTCCACCCAGATGAATGCGGTGCGCAAGCTCGGGCCGGAGGACACGCTGATCATCTTCAACATCTGGAAGACTGCAGCGATCGTCCCGAGACTCGCCAAGTTCGCGCATGCCAGACGGGTGCCGATCGTTGCGTTCGCCGACCGTACGACCCCGGCGGTGGGACTCGCGGACGTGGTCCTCACGGTGCCGAGCGAAGGGGCGAGGTATCTGCCGTCGTCCATCCCGGCGGTATCGGCCGTGCAGGCGGTGCTCAACGCGCTCGCCGACCTCGACCGCGATCGCACCGAGCGCAGTCTGCGGGAGGCCGACGAGCTCTGGGGCGAGCTCGGCATCGTTTCTGGAGACTGAACCGCGCCGACCGCAGCTGTCGTGCAAAAATCTTTGCATATTGGACTCGTTGAAGACATACTGGGCTCGACCCTGTCCCCTTCCTGAGGAATATTCATGTCCACGACCAACATTGTCGTTCTCGTGTGCTACATCATCCTGATGATCGTCGTAGCCGCCTGGTTCTCGCGTAAGAAGTCGATGCAGGATGGCAGCGACTTCATCATGGCCGGTCGCTCGCTCCCGACATTCGTGCTCGGCGGTACGCTCCTCGCCACCTTCGTCGGCTCCGGCTCCATCATCGGCGGGGCGAGCTTCGTCTTCAGCAACGGCCCGCTGCCAGGAATCTTTTTCTTCATGGGGACCTTTGTCGGGATCATCTTCCTCGCGCTCATGTCGCGCCGGATTCGCACCAACTCGTTCAACACGGTGCCCGAGCTGTTCCGCGCCCGATTCGGGCCGGCGACGAGCGTGATCGGTACCGTCGTCGTGCTCGTAGCGTTCATCGGCATCGCCGCATACCAGTTCACCGGTGCGGGGTACATCTTCAGCCTCATCACTCCGCTCAGCGAAGTGCAGGGAACGATCGTTGCGCTGATCCTGATCGGGTTCCTCGCCCTCTCGGGCGGGCTGAAGTCGGTCGCATGGACGGACTTCCTGTCGTCCATCCTGGTCGTGCTGGGACTCGGTGCAGCGCTCGTCTGGGTCTTCGTCAACGACATCGGGGGTGTCGGCGGATACGTGAACCAGCTCGATCCCGCCTTCAAGACACTCACCGGAACTCTGAACCCGGTCCAGATCCTCGGCTACTTCCTGCCGCTGTTCCTGCTGGTCCTCGGGGACCAGAACATGCATCAGCGCATCGGCGCCGCGAAGGATCCCGCCACTGCGTTCAAGGCGATCCTCGTCTTCTTCTTCGGCACCGCACTGGTCGTCGCTCCGATCATCCTCCTCGCCTCAGGCGCCACGATCGTGAACCCCGGATCGGATCCCGACATGGCGATCCTGGGTCTCGCCGCGGGGGAGTTCACGCCCGCCATCATCGGCGCCGTGATCCTGACCGCCGCCCTGGCGATCATCGTCACCACCGGTTCCTCCTACTTGCTCACGTGCTCGGGGAACATCGTCTACGACCTCGTGTTCCGGCCGGGGACGGCTCGACGCGAACGGCCGGGTGCGGAGCGCCGTGAGCTCCTCGTCAGTCGTGTGGGCGTCGCAGTGATCGCGATCCTCGGGTACGTGATGGTGCAGTTCTTCCCGACGCTGCTCGCCCTGCAGATGTACGCCTACACGATGTACGGTGCCGCCATCACGCCCGTCGTGATCGCGGCGCTCTTCTGGAAGCGGGCGACCGCCGCGGGCGCGATCGTCTCGATGATCGCAGCGGGACTCACCACCATCGGCTGGGAGGTCTTCGGGCCCGGCGACCAGGTGGCCTCGGTGGTGGTCGCGCTCCCGGTCGCGGTGATCTCACTGGTGATCGTGTCGCTCCTCACGCCGCGCCGCGCTCCAGTTCCGGAGGGCGACACCGCTGCGACGGAGACGGCACGCGTCTGATCCGCTGCAGCGAATCCGCTGAAGCGACGCCGCTCAGGCGACGCCGTTCACCCGCTGGATCTCGCGCTGGTACGGGGCCACGACCGAGCGCGAGATCCGGCAGTCGAGCAGGATCGTGCCCCGGGCGCCATCCGACGTCCACCCGGCGAGGGCGTCGAGGTCTTCGATCGAGGTGACCCTGACTCCGGTCGCCCCGAGCGCCGTCGCGACCCCGGCGAAGTCCGTATCGGGGATGAGCATCGGACCTTCGTCGAGGCCCATCTTCCCGTACAGGTGGACTTCCGCCCCGTAAGCTCCGTCGTTCCAGACCACGATCACGCAGCTCTCCGCTGTGCGTATCGCGGTTTCGAGATCGGCGAGCG
It encodes the following:
- a CDS encoding MFS transporter, which codes for MPRSELGTIRTQVPARLDRLPWTRFHWRVVIGLGAVWILDGLEVTIVGSVAARLTEDGSGIELGAGQIGIAAAIYVLGACVGALFFGQLTDRFGRKKLFILTLVIYVLATVATAFAFSPWYFYIARFVTGAGIGGEYAAINSAIDELIPARVRGRVDLIINGSYWLGAALGSGLVILLLDENLFAKDLGWRIAFGIGAVLGLLIFIVRRHVPESPRWLFIHGREEEAEAIVDSIEREVEEESGTDALEPVDDDRTLTIRQRHAIPFTEIAKVAFQKYPKRAVLGLALFVGQAFLYNGITFNLGTLMNSYFGVAAGIVPVFLVFWAVSNFLGPVLLGRLFDTVGRKPMIAISYLGSAVIAVLLAFILMHSDNEWAFLAVLMACFFLASAGASSAYLTVSEIFPMETRALAIAFFYAVGTALGGIIGPLLFGRFIESGDVGLVALGFFISAAVMAIGGIAELVLGVKAEGAQLEDIAEPLTAEAEVPKDPTP
- a CDS encoding sodium:solute symporter, which codes for MSTTNIVVLVCYIILMIVVAAWFSRKKSMQDGSDFIMAGRSLPTFVLGGTLLATFVGSGSIIGGASFVFSNGPLPGIFFFMGTFVGIIFLALMSRRIRTNSFNTVPELFRARFGPATSVIGTVVVLVAFIGIAAYQFTGAGYIFSLITPLSEVQGTIVALILIGFLALSGGLKSVAWTDFLSSILVVLGLGAALVWVFVNDIGGVGGYVNQLDPAFKTLTGTLNPVQILGYFLPLFLLVLGDQNMHQRIGAAKDPATAFKAILVFFFGTALVVAPIILLASGATIVNPGSDPDMAILGLAAGEFTPAIIGAVILTAALAIIVTTGSSYLLTCSGNIVYDLVFRPGTARRERPGAERRELLVSRVGVAVIAILGYVMVQFFPTLLALQMYAYTMYGAAITPVVIAALFWKRATAAGAIVSMIAAGLTTIGWEVFGPGDQVASVVVALPVAVISLVIVSLLTPRRAPVPEGDTAATETARV
- a CDS encoding MurR/RpiR family transcriptional regulator, which codes for MTDDLSRWIDGLVAERRVPQATSRIIEVLRRNPQVAAFSTVQAMSELAEVNIATVTRAAQFLGFRGWPDFILDYRGHYLAQLGADTVLAPAPAVGAESGPRFSVQQDVRALQSLAESLDEERVAAAAERLAASRRTVVLATGTYLAPANVLAHNAQLLGYDFELPYGSASTQMNAVRKLGPEDTLIIFNIWKTAAIVPRLAKFAHARRVPIVAFADRTTPAVGLADVVLTVPSEGARYLPSSIPAVSAVQAVLNALADLDRDRTERSLREADELWGELGIVSGD
- a CDS encoding amidohydrolase family protein — translated: MKLEAPTSAITNVRILDPETERISEPTTIRMSGDHIASVGGDADADALDAAGRIAMPGLIDCHVHVLANTPDLGSLGDESPAYLTACAINTMQGALRRGFTTLRDAGGADFGLARAAAEGLFVAPRLFFGGKSLSQTGGHADMRAPGSTVMDNHQCCPHIGMVCDGVDEVRRGARQQFRTGADHLKLMLSGGVASPTDRVDSTQFSDEEIRAAVEEAEAANRYVLGHAYTARAINRGLRLGVRSIEHGNLLDEETVSLFVEHDAFLVPTLVTYQRLKADGARLGLPEASQQKVDDVLGAGLAALRLADEGGVNIAYGSDLLGEMWHHQSREFEIRAQVQSAGAILRGATTVAARLLQAEGELGVIAEGARADLLLLESNPLEDVTVLARPEESIHRVISRGSAVAP